In one Streptomyces sp. T12 genomic region, the following are encoded:
- a CDS encoding APC family permease — translation MTDTLTPAEGAVVEASDSPRKLKRSIGVIGGTLLTLSCVTPASTLFVVVPDLFGSLGTATALTIAIGSLLCIAVAFCYSELGTLVPSAGGEYAMVSTLAGRLAGWLVFVLSLLVVMIVPPVIAMGTADYLAPIVHLDPSMAGAGVMLLATLAGLLDLRANAWITGVFLVLEVIAAAVVAVLGFAHAERGPGSLVSMEVAGADGGTDTVTALLIVSGLAIALFVTQGFSTAVYLSEELENPRRNVARTVLATLAISAVIILVPVAAITLGASNIDELTGGDISTMVTAWSNSAVGTFVSLCVALAIINAGIVMVIQNSRVLFASARDKAWPQPVNNVLTKLGRFGSPWVATLAVGIPGAALCFVNLDTLYGITGVSVTGMYLLVAVAALLSRRGTHKHGPAWRMPLWPAMPVLLIAVLLYILSQQETSYLLWTGGITAVATLYWALYLRPRRETRWLVSIPEA, via the coding sequence GTGACCGACACCCTCACCCCAGCCGAGGGCGCCGTCGTCGAGGCGTCGGACAGCCCTCGGAAGCTCAAGCGCTCGATCGGCGTCATCGGCGGCACCCTGCTCACGCTCTCCTGCGTGACCCCCGCCTCCACCCTCTTCGTGGTCGTCCCCGACCTGTTCGGCTCGCTCGGCACCGCCACCGCCCTCACGATCGCCATCGGCTCCCTCCTGTGCATCGCCGTGGCGTTCTGCTACTCGGAGCTGGGCACCCTCGTCCCCAGCGCGGGCGGCGAGTACGCGATGGTGTCCACGCTGGCCGGACGGCTGGCGGGCTGGCTGGTCTTCGTGCTCTCCCTGCTGGTCGTCATGATCGTCCCGCCGGTGATCGCGATGGGCACGGCCGACTACCTCGCCCCGATCGTCCATCTCGACCCGTCCATGGCCGGCGCCGGCGTCATGCTGCTCGCCACCCTCGCCGGCCTGCTCGACCTGCGCGCCAACGCCTGGATCACCGGCGTCTTCCTGGTCCTGGAGGTCATCGCCGCGGCCGTGGTGGCGGTGCTCGGGTTCGCGCACGCCGAGCGCGGCCCCGGCAGCCTGGTCTCGATGGAGGTGGCCGGCGCGGACGGCGGCACTGACACCGTGACGGCTCTGCTGATCGTCTCCGGACTCGCGATCGCCCTCTTCGTCACCCAGGGCTTCTCGACCGCCGTCTACCTCTCCGAGGAACTGGAGAACCCGCGCCGCAACGTCGCCCGCACGGTGCTCGCCACCCTCGCCATCTCCGCCGTGATCATCCTGGTCCCGGTCGCCGCCATCACCCTGGGCGCCTCGAACATCGACGAACTCACCGGCGGCGACATCAGCACCATGGTCACCGCCTGGTCCAACTCCGCGGTCGGCACCTTCGTCAGCCTCTGCGTGGCCCTCGCGATCATCAACGCGGGCATCGTCATGGTCATCCAGAACTCCCGCGTCCTGTTCGCCTCGGCCCGCGACAAGGCCTGGCCCCAGCCGGTCAACAACGTCCTCACCAAACTCGGCCGCTTCGGCTCCCCCTGGGTCGCCACCCTCGCGGTCGGCATCCCCGGCGCCGCCCTGTGCTTCGTCAACCTCGACACCCTGTACGGCATCACGGGCGTCTCGGTGACCGGCATGTACCTGCTCGTCGCGGTAGCCGCGCTACTGTCCCGCCGAGGCACCCACAAGCACGGCCCGGCATGGCGCATGCCGCTGTGGCCCGCGATGCCGGTCCTGCTGATCGCGGTCCTCCTGTACATCCTGAGCCAACAGGAGACGAGCTACCTGCTGTGGACGGGCGGCATAACGGCGGTCGCAACCTTGTACTGGGCCCTGTACCTCCGCCCCCGGAGAGAAACCCGCTGGCTGGTATCGATCCCGGAGGCGTGA
- the mmsA gene encoding CoA-acylating methylmalonate-semialdehyde dehydrogenase, translating to MTKIVNHWIGGKTAEGASGTFGPVTDPATGAVTTKVAFASVDEVDAAVAAAKEAYLTWGQSSLAQRTSILFKFRALLDANRDAIAELITAEHGKVHSDALGEVARGLEIVDLACGISVQLKGELSTQVASRVDVSSIRQPLGVVAGITPFNFPAMVPMWMFPMAIACGNTFVLKPSEKDPSASIKIAELLAEAGLPDGVFNVVHGDKVAVDRLLEHPDVKAVSFVGSTPIARYIHTTASANHKRVQALGGAKNHMLVLPDADLDAAADAAVSAAYGSAGERCMAISAVVAVGAIGDELVEKIRERAEKIKIGPGNDPTSEMGPLITAAHRDKVASYVAGAAAEGAEVVLDGTGYTVDGFEDGHWIGISLLDKVPTSAKAYQDEIFGPVLCVLRAETYEDGVALINASPFGNGTAIFTRDGGAARRFQLEIEAGMVGVNVPIPVPVGYHSFGGWKDSLFGDHHIYGNDGTHFYTRGKVVTTRWPDPADAPSGVDLGFPRNH from the coding sequence ATGACGAAGATCGTCAACCACTGGATCGGCGGCAAGACCGCCGAAGGCGCGTCGGGCACGTTCGGGCCGGTCACCGACCCGGCTACCGGCGCGGTCACCACGAAGGTCGCGTTCGCCTCGGTCGACGAGGTGGACGCCGCGGTCGCCGCCGCCAAGGAGGCCTACCTGACCTGGGGCCAGTCGTCGCTGGCCCAGCGCACCTCGATCCTGTTCAAGTTCCGTGCGCTGCTGGACGCCAACCGGGACGCGATCGCCGAGCTGATCACCGCCGAGCACGGCAAGGTGCACTCCGACGCCCTCGGCGAGGTGGCGCGCGGCCTGGAGATCGTCGACCTCGCCTGCGGCATCAGCGTGCAGCTGAAAGGCGAGCTGTCGACGCAGGTCGCGAGCCGCGTGGACGTCTCGTCGATCCGGCAGCCGCTGGGTGTCGTCGCGGGCATCACGCCGTTCAACTTCCCGGCGATGGTCCCGATGTGGATGTTCCCGATGGCCATCGCGTGCGGCAACACCTTCGTGCTGAAGCCGAGCGAGAAGGACCCGTCGGCCTCGATCAAGATCGCCGAGCTGCTGGCGGAGGCCGGTCTGCCGGACGGCGTCTTCAACGTCGTCCACGGCGACAAGGTGGCCGTCGACCGCCTCCTGGAGCACCCGGACGTCAAGGCGGTGTCGTTCGTCGGCTCGACCCCGATCGCCCGCTACATCCACACCACCGCCTCCGCCAACCACAAGCGCGTCCAGGCGCTCGGCGGCGCCAAGAACCACATGCTGGTCCTGCCGGACGCCGACCTGGACGCGGCCGCCGACGCCGCCGTATCGGCCGCCTACGGCTCCGCGGGCGAGCGCTGCATGGCCATCTCCGCCGTCGTCGCGGTCGGCGCGATCGGCGACGAGCTGGTGGAGAAGATCCGCGAGCGCGCCGAGAAGATCAAGATCGGCCCCGGCAACGACCCGACCTCCGAGATGGGCCCGCTGATCACCGCCGCGCACCGCGACAAGGTGGCCTCCTACGTCGCGGGCGCGGCGGCCGAGGGCGCCGAGGTCGTCCTCGACGGCACCGGCTACACGGTCGACGGCTTCGAGGACGGCCACTGGATCGGCATCTCGCTCCTCGACAAGGTGCCGACCAGCGCGAAGGCGTACCAGGACGAGATCTTCGGCCCGGTGCTGTGCGTGCTGCGCGCCGAGACCTACGAGGACGGCGTGGCGCTGATCAACGCCTCGCCGTTCGGCAACGGCACCGCGATCTTCACCCGGGACGGCGGCGCCGCCCGCCGCTTCCAGCTGGAGATCGAGGCCGGCATGGTCGGCGTGAACGTCCCGATCCCGGTCCCCGTCGGCTACCACTCCTTCGGTGGCTGGAAGGACTCGCTCTTCGGCGACCACCACATCTACGGCAACGACGGCACGCACTTCTACACCCGCGGCAAGGTCGTCACCACCCGCTGGCCGGACCCGGCGGACGCCCCGTCCGGCGTCGACCTCGGGTTCCCGCGCAACCACTGA